Proteins encoded together in one Rhizobium bangladeshense window:
- a CDS encoding methylglyoxal synthase, with translation MAGSKCLALIAHDQKKDDMAAFARANQDLLSRWKIVATGTTGGRVLDAAPDLDVTRLKSGPLGGDQQIGALISTGEVDALIFFVDPLTPMPHDVDVKALMRLAIVYDIPMALNHATAIKLLPTLEA, from the coding sequence ATGGCCGGCAGCAAATGCCTTGCGCTGATCGCGCATGACCAGAAGAAGGACGACATGGCGGCATTCGCCCGCGCCAATCAGGACCTTCTCTCGCGCTGGAAGATCGTCGCGACGGGCACGACCGGCGGCCGGGTGCTTGACGCCGCTCCCGATCTCGACGTCACCAGGCTCAAAAGCGGTCCGCTCGGTGGCGATCAGCAGATCGGCGCGCTGATTTCGACCGGTGAGGTCGACGCCCTGATCTTCTTCGTCGACCCGCTGACCCCGATGCCGCATGATGTCGACGTGAAGGCACTGATGCGGTTGGCGATCGTCTACGACATTCCGATGGCGCTCAACCACGCGACCGCTATAAAGCTCCTTCCCACACTCGAAGCCTGA
- the mepA gene encoding penicillin-insensitive murein endopeptidase: MALGFAQAFRTFGRLTLAGAIGAGLAAGDVGAQQKTPSPGSAKALFAGASLPTQGPALPIGFYAKGCMTGAVALPTDGPTWQAMRLSRNRRWGNPAMIALLERFSQDAVKYAGWPGILVGDIAQPRGGPMLNGHSSHQIGLDADIWFTPMPARRMTPQEREDLPFTSMLQKDKFLTVNPKVWSQSRARLLMLAASYPEVERIFVNPAIKKKMCDTWTGDRTNLGKLRPIYGHDSHFHIRIKCPPGAAGCTPQAPVPAGDGCDKSLAYWFTPAPWAPPKPPKPGAKPPKPPREMMVSDLPKACAAVLDAASVASMQAATYGGPSAASAFAAAPAAASADDSDDALPDVGPVPNDKPALQ; the protein is encoded by the coding sequence ATGGCTCTCGGCTTCGCCCAGGCTTTCAGAACATTCGGCAGACTAACGCTTGCCGGCGCGATCGGCGCAGGCCTCGCCGCCGGCGACGTCGGCGCACAGCAGAAGACGCCAAGCCCAGGCAGCGCCAAGGCTCTATTTGCAGGCGCCAGCCTGCCGACGCAGGGGCCGGCGCTGCCGATCGGCTTCTATGCAAAGGGCTGCATGACCGGCGCGGTGGCGCTGCCGACCGACGGGCCGACCTGGCAGGCGATGCGGCTTTCACGCAACCGCCGCTGGGGCAACCCGGCGATGATCGCGCTCTTGGAACGGTTTTCGCAGGACGCGGTCAAATATGCCGGCTGGCCTGGCATTCTCGTCGGCGATATCGCGCAGCCGCGCGGCGGGCCGATGCTCAACGGCCATTCCTCGCACCAGATCGGCCTCGATGCCGATATCTGGTTCACCCCGATGCCGGCGCGCCGCATGACGCCCCAGGAGCGCGAGGACCTGCCATTCACCAGCATGCTGCAGAAGGACAAATTCCTCACCGTCAACCCCAAGGTATGGAGCCAATCGCGCGCGCGGCTTTTGATGCTGGCGGCAAGCTATCCCGAAGTGGAGCGCATCTTCGTCAATCCGGCGATCAAGAAGAAGATGTGTGACACCTGGACGGGCGACCGCACCAACCTTGGCAAGCTCCGGCCGATATACGGCCATGACTCGCATTTCCACATCCGCATCAAATGCCCGCCCGGCGCTGCCGGATGCACGCCGCAAGCCCCGGTCCCCGCCGGAGACGGCTGCGACAAGTCGCTCGCCTATTGGTTCACGCCGGCGCCCTGGGCGCCGCCGAAACCACCCAAGCCCGGCGCCAAGCCGCCGAAGCCGCCGCGTGAGATGATGGTCTCCGATCTGCCGAAGGCCTGCGCCGCGGTTCTCGATGCCGCTTCCGTCGCTTCGATGCAAGCCGCCACCTATGGCGGGCCCTCCGCCGCAAGCGCGTTCGCCGCCGCTCCGGCGGCCGCGTCGGCTGACGATAGCGATGACGCATTGCCGGATGTCGGCCCGGTCCCGAACGACAAGCCGGCGCTCCAATGA